The following are encoded in a window of Pangasianodon hypophthalmus isolate fPanHyp1 chromosome 14, fPanHyp1.pri, whole genome shotgun sequence genomic DNA:
- the LOC128320198 gene encoding alpha-2-macroglobulin yields MVFIMVVGWVHIRIRLLLASFLFLSVYGQTSGPYFMVTFPAVIESGSDAKFCMSLLKPNETLQMNIYLVHNNQSRTLLQETVEKEIHHCSHFEAPQVEGESVQEIKVEVKGESFKMTEKRKVMFKSYNTLVFIQTDKPIYNPGQTVNFRIVSMDSNFIPFEQKYSTVSLQDNHQNRIGQWTNVSSRGLILQLSHELNPEAPQGRYQLIADTGNRLITHQFKVEKHVLPKFEVTVKAPEEHSVGEEELKLEVCGKYTYGQPVPGKAVVQVCRKFRQHYHEAPMISPCLSETVEVCIYHTVNGQSLLSLSHSLIK; encoded by the exons ATGGTCTTCATCATGGTGGTCGGTTGGGTCCATATAAGGATAAGGCTACTGTTAGCCagcttcctctttctctctgtctatggaCAAACCTCAGGACC aTATTTCATGGTGACATTTCCTGCAGTAATAGAGTCTGGCTCTGATGCAAAGTTCTGTATGAGTCTTCTGAAGCCTAATGAGACTCTacaaatgaacatttatctggttCACAACAACCAGAGCAGAACTCTTTTACAAGAGACAGTGGAAAAGGAGATTCACCACTGCTCTCATTTTGAG GCTCCACAGGTTGAGGGTGAATCAGTGCAGGAGATCAAAGTAGAAGTCAAAGGTGAAAGTTTTAAGAtgacagagaaaaggaaagtgaTGTTTAAATCCTACAACACACTGGTATTTATTCAGACTGATAAACCCATCTACAATCCAGGCCAAACAG TGAATTTCAGAATTGTCTCTATGGATTCTAATTTCATCCCATTTGAACAAAAA TACAGCACAGTGAGTCTTCAG GATAATCATCAGAACAGGATTGGTCAGTGGACAAATGTGTCCTCGAGAGGTCTGATACTGCAGCTTTCTCATGAGCTAAATCCTGAAGCTCCACAAGGACGTTATCAGTTAATCGCTGACACTGGAAATAGGTTGATCACACACCAATTTAAGGTGGAAAAGCATG TTTTACCAAAGTTCGAGGTCACAGTAAAAGCACCAGAAGAACACAGTGTCGGTGAGGAGGAACTGAAGCTAGAAGTTTGTGGAAA GTACACTTATGGACAACCAGTACCTGGTAAAGCAGTGGTGCAGGTGTGCCGGAAATTTAGGCAGCACTATCATGAGGCACCAATGATTTCACCCTGTCTGAGTGAAACTGTGGAGGTATGTATATATCACACTGTTAATGGACAatcattactctctctctctcactcactaaTAAAGTAA